One window from the genome of Nicotiana sylvestris chromosome 9, ASM39365v2, whole genome shotgun sequence encodes:
- the LOC104210368 gene encoding probable NAD(P)H dehydrogenase (quinone) FQR1-like 1 has translation MGFPTLFLSIISLYSDSFIHLPFPPKKQQSIPPMATKVYIVYYTMYGHVEKLAQEIKKGAASVEGVEAKLWQVPEILSEDVLAKMHAPPKGDTPIITADELAEGDGFVFGFPTRFGMMPAQFKAFLDSTGGLWRTQQLAGKPAGIFLSTGSQGGGQETTALTAITQLVHHGMIFVPTGYSFGAGMFEMEKIKGGSPYGSGTYAGDGSRQPTELELEQAFHQGKYIATITKKLKGSA, from the exons ATGGGCTTTCCCACTCTTTTCCTCTCCATAATCTCTTTGTATTCTGATTCATTCATTCATCTACCATTTCCTCCCAAGAAACAGCAAAGCATTCCTCCAATGGCAACCAAAGTCTACATTGT TTACTACACCATGTACGGTCATGTTGAGAAGCTGGCACAAGAAATAAAGAAAGGTGCTGCATCAGTTGAAGGGGTTGAAGCTAAATTATGGCAG GTACCAGAAATTCTTTCCGAAGATGTTCTTGCAAAAATGCATGCACCACCTAAAGGTGATACACCAATTATCACAGCTGATGAACTTGCTGAAGGCGATGGCTTCGTATTCGGATTCCCAACTCGATTCGGAATGATGCCTGCTCAATTTAAGGCGTTTCTTGATTCAACTGGAGGTTTGTGGAGAACTCAACAGCTTGCAGGCAAACCAGCAGGCATTTTTCTCAGCACCGGCTCTCAAGGAGGTGGCCAAGAAACTACCGC GTTGACAGCCATAACACAGCTTGTACATCATGGAATGATATTTGTTCCAACTGGCTATTCATTTGGAGCTGGAATGTTTGAGATGGAAAAGATTAAAGGTGGAAGTCCTTATGGTTCTGGAACTTATGCAGGAGATGGCTCTAGACAGCCAACAGAGCTTGAATTGGAACAAGCATTTCATCAGGGGAAATACATTGCCACCATTACAAAGAAACTCAAAGGCTCTGCCTAA
- the LOC104210367 gene encoding G-type lectin S-receptor-like serine/threonine-protein kinase RKS1 codes for MSQKKEFLIILLVFILFLVPFCTSIDTISFNQSLKDGDLLISSKKSFALGFFSPGNSNKTYVGIWYNNVPEQTVVWVANRDNPINNPSGILSINPTGNLEILDKKTKNFVWKTNISSASISEKSYSAQLLDTGNFVLFQDLKKEVIVWQSFDYPTNTILPNMKFGNDKKTGLNRSLTSWKSMEDPGSGEYVYKIEINGIIPQVFLYKNSNRIWRTGPWTGLGWSGVPEMKPGYIFTINYVDNDSEVSVTFSMLDSAISRLVLNESGMMNILNWQESAQKWVQFWYAPKDPCDNYVHCGKNSNCNLYNLAEFECSCLLGYEPSDNRSWFLRDGSHGCLRKKDENVCKNGEGFAKVTNVKIPDTYTAILNKSMGLQECEQLCLNNCSCTAYASANVSIGGIGCITWYGDLIDTREFTDGGQDFYIRVSASTLAQFLKNSNGYHRKRTISIVTVCISAILIALSLACCLVIRNRRKDKEDKFTSLITLKRNLASYENSSRGNEIDGSEHVDVLIFDLSTIISATDDFSNANKLGEGGFGSVYKGQLNNGQEIAVKRLSKTSGQGVQEFKNEVTLIAKVQHKNLVKLLGCCIQKGEKMLVYEYLPNKGLDSFIFDKTKGCQLDWRKRFEIIVGIARGLSYLHHDSRVRIIHRDLKASNVLLDASMQPKISDFGTARIFGGDQIEANTNRVVGTYGYMAPEYAMEGHFSVKSDVFSFGVLLLEIITGRKNTTHYQDQTLNLVGNVWDFWNDDKAIEVVDPLLGEWYETGEVLRCIQIGLLCVQSYANDRPIMSEVVFMLCNEIKLANPGQPGFVFRSRNSSSLPYTSSASVGTSVNDISITTHHAR; via the exons ATGTCCCAGAAGAAAGAGTTCTTGATAATACTATTAgtttttatcttatttcttgtaCCATTTTGTACTTCCATTGACACCATCTCTTTCAACCAATCTCTAAAAGATGGAGATTTGTTAATCTCTTCTAAGAAATCTTTTGCTCTTGGGTTTTTCAGCCCTGGAAATTCCAACAAAACATATGTTGGAATTTGGTACAATAATGTCCCTGAACAAACTGTTGTTTGGGTTGCAAACAGAGATAATCCAATCAATAACCCATCTGGAATTCTTAGTATTAACCCCACAGGAAATCTTGAAATACTTGACAAAAAAACCAAGAATTTTGTCTGGAAAACCAATATTTCTTCAGCCAGTATAAGCGAAAAATCCTACTCTGCTCAGCTTTTGGATACAGGTAATTTTGTGTTGTTTCAAGACTTAAAAAAGGAAGTTATTGTATGGCAAAGTTTTGATTATCCTACAAATACTATACTTCCTAACATGAAATTTGGGAATGACAAGAAAACCGGTTTGAACCGGTCTCTAACGTCTTGGAAGTCGATGGAAGACCCCGGTTCGGGGGAGTATGTGTACAAGATTGAGATCAATGGTATAATACCACAAGTTTTCCTATACAAGAATTCTAACAGGATATGGCGAACCGGACCCTGGACGGGTCTTGGCTGGAGTGGTGTACCAGAAATGAAACCTGGATATATTTTTACTATCAACTATGTTGATAATGATAGTGAGGTCAGTGTAACATTCAGTATGCTCGACTCTGCGATCTCAAGATTAGTACTAAATGAATCAGGGATGATGAATATATTGAACTGGCAAGAGAGCGCGCAGAAATGGGTTCAATTCTGGTACGCGCCTAAGGACCCGTGTGATAACTATGTACATTGTGGCAAAAATAGTAATTGCAACTTGTACAATTTGGCTGAATTTGAATGTAGTTGTCTTCTTGGGTACGAGCCAAGTGATAATCGGTCATGGTTCTTGAGAGACGGTTCCCATGGATGCTTAAGGAAGAAGGACGAAAACGTTTGCAAAAATGGCGAGGGGTTTGCAAAAGTGACCAATGTGAAAATCCCGGATACATACACTGCTATTTTAAACAAGAGTATGGGATTGCAAGAATGTGAGCAATTATGTCTCAATAATTGTTCGTGCACAGCTTACGCGAGTGCTAATGTTAGCATAGGAGGAATTGGATGTATCACTTGGTATGGTGACTTAATAGATACAAGGGAGTTTACAGATGGTGGCCAAGATTTCTATATCCGAGTATCTGCATCTACTTTGG CTCAATTCTTGAAGAATTCAAATGGATATCACAGGAAAAGAACAATATCAATTGTAACAGTGTGCATTTCTGCAATACTCATAGCACTATCGCTCGCTTGTTGTTTGGTAATAAGGAATAGGAGGAAAG ATAAAGAGGACAAATTCACCAGTTTGATTACTTTGAAAAGGAATTTAGCATcatatgagaactcttcaagaGGCAATGAGATAGATGGAAGTGAACATGTTGATGTGTTAATCTTTGATCTAAGCACTATTATTTCAGCCACTGATGATTTCTCCAATGCTAATAAACTAGGTGAAGGAGGATTTGGCAGTGTTTACAAG GGTCAGCTAAATAATGGACAAGAAATTGCTGTCAAAAGACTTTCGAAAACTTCAGGGCAAGGAGTTCAGGAATTCAAGAATGAAGTAACGTTAATCGCGAAAGTACAGCACAAAAATCTTGTGAAGCTTTTAGGATGTTGCATACAAAAAGGAGAGAAGATGTTGGTATATGAATACTTGCCAAACAAAGGCTTGGACAGTTTTATCTTTG ATAAAACTAAAGGGTGTCAGTTAGATTGGAGAAAACGATTTGAAATCATCGTTGGAATTGCACGAGGATTGTCATATCTTCACCACGACTCTCGAGTAAGAATCATACATAGGGATCTAAAAGCGAGCAACGTTTTACTAGATGCCTCTATGCAGCCAAAAATATCAGATTTTGGAACTGCTAGAATTTTTGGTGGTGATCAAATTGAAGCAAACACGAATCGAGTTGTTGGAACATA TGGTTACATGGCGCCGGAATATGCAATGGAAGGGCATTTTTCAGTGAAGTCTGATGTTTTCAGCTTTGGAGTTCTGTTGTTGGAGATCATCACAGGGAGGAAAAACACTACTCATTATCAAGATCAAACATTAAACTTAGTTGGAAAT GTTTGGGATTTCTGGAATGATGACAAAGCTATAGAAGTAGTTGATCCCTTATTAGGGGAGTGGTATGAAACTGGTGAAGTTTTAAGATGCATCCAAATTGGACTATTGTGTGTTCAATCATATGCAAATGACAGGCCAATTATGTCTGAAGTGGTGTTTATGCTCTGCAATGAAATAAAACTAGCTAACCCTGGACAACCTGGTTTTGTATTCAGATCAAGAAATTCTTCTTCACTTCCTTACACATCATCAGCTAGTGTTGGAACATCTGTAAATGACATTTCAATTACTACACATCATGCTCGTTAA